From Streptomyces sp. Edi4, one genomic window encodes:
- the pyk gene encoding pyruvate kinase → MRRAKIVCTLGPATDTYDQIKTLVEAGMDVARFNLSHGTYAEHEARYRHVRDAAEETGHNVGILADLQGPKIRLGQFREGPVLLERGDEFTITTEPDTPGDRHLCATTYTGLAGDVTTGERILVDDGKVALQVTAVDGPRVHTLVIEGGMVSDHKGLNLPGVAVSVPALSDKDEEDLRWALRTGADIIALSFVRSGHDITDVHRIMDEEGRRLPVIAKIEKPQAVDNIDDIVAAFDGIMIARGDLGVEMPLELVPIVQKRAIKLAKRNAKPVIVATQMLDSMIDNSRPTRAEASDVANAVIDGTDAVMLSGETSIGKHPVETVKTMSRIVEAAEEDVLAKGLPPLTDRNKPRTQGGAVARAAAEMGDFLGAKFLVAFTQSGDTVKRLSRYRSPIPLLAFTPVPATRSQLNLTWGVETFLGPHVESTDEMVAQVDDMLLKVGRCQKGDVVVITAGSPPGVPGSTNLVRVHHIGEDDSPK, encoded by the coding sequence ATGCGCCGAGCCAAAATCGTCTGCACCCTAGGGCCAGCCACCGACACATACGACCAGATCAAAACCCTGGTCGAAGCCGGAATGGACGTGGCCCGCTTCAACCTCAGCCACGGCACCTACGCCGAACACGAAGCGCGCTACCGCCACGTCCGCGACGCCGCCGAGGAAACCGGCCACAACGTCGGCATCCTCGCCGACCTTCAAGGCCCGAAGATCCGCCTCGGTCAATTCCGCGAAGGCCCCGTACTCCTTGAACGCGGCGACGAGTTCACCATCACCACCGAACCCGACACACCCGGCGACCGCCACCTCTGCGCCACCACCTACACCGGCCTCGCCGGCGACGTCACCACCGGCGAACGCATCCTCGTCGACGACGGCAAAGTCGCCCTCCAGGTCACCGCCGTCGACGGACCCCGCGTCCACACCCTCGTCATCGAAGGCGGCATGGTCTCCGACCACAAGGGCCTCAACCTGCCCGGCGTGGCCGTCTCCGTCCCCGCCCTGTCCGACAAGGACGAGGAAGACCTGCGCTGGGCCCTGCGCACCGGGGCCGACATCATCGCCCTGTCCTTCGTCCGCAGCGGCCACGACATCACCGACGTCCACCGCATCATGGACGAAGAAGGCCGACGCCTGCCCGTCATCGCCAAAATCGAAAAGCCCCAGGCCGTCGACAACATCGACGACATCGTGGCCGCCTTCGACGGCATCATGATCGCGCGCGGCGACCTCGGCGTCGAAATGCCCCTGGAACTCGTCCCCATCGTGCAAAAGCGCGCCATCAAACTGGCCAAGCGCAACGCCAAACCCGTCATCGTCGCCACCCAGATGCTCGACTCGATGATCGACAACTCCCGCCCCACTCGCGCCGAAGCCAGCGACGTCGCCAACGCGGTCATCGACGGCACCGACGCGGTCATGCTCTCCGGCGAGACCAGCATCGGCAAACACCCCGTCGAAACGGTCAAGACGATGAGCCGCATCGTCGAAGCGGCCGAGGAAGACGTCCTCGCCAAGGGCCTGCCGCCCCTCACCGACCGCAACAAACCCCGCACCCAGGGCGGCGCGGTGGCCCGGGCCGCCGCCGAAATGGGCGACTTCCTCGGCGCCAAATTCCTCGTCGCCTTCACCCAGTCCGGCGACACGGTCAAACGCCTGTCCCGCTACCGCTCCCCGATCCCCCTCCTCGCCTTCACCCCCGTCCCCGCCACCCGCTCCCAGCTCAACCTCACGTGGGGTGTCGAAACGTTCCTCGGCCCTCACGTCGAATCCACCGACGAGATGGTGGCGCAGGTCGACGACATGCTCCTGAAGGTCGGCCGCTGCCAGAAGGGCGACGTGGTCGTCATCACCGCCGGCTCCCCACCCGGCGTCCCCGGCTCCACGAACCTGGTCCGAGTCCACCACATCGGCGAGGACGACAGCCCCAAGTAA
- a CDS encoding ABC transporter ATP-binding protein: protein MTTTTTNTVLHAGGVTMRFGGLTAVRDVDLTVNSGEIIGLIGPNGAGKTTFFNCLTGLYVPTEGKVTYKGTVLPPKPHLVTQAGVARTFQNIRLFPNMTVLENVLVGRHTRTKEGLWSALLRLPGFKNAENASRERAMELLEFTGLAAKADHLSRNLPYGEQRKLEIARALASEPGLLLLDEPTAGMNPQETRAAEELIFAIRDQGIAVLVIEHDMRFIMNLCDRVSVLVQGEKLLEGTPETVQADERVIAAYLGTPFEGAPGDEETAEVEAAEAAHSTTGTTGSEGDTP, encoded by the coding sequence ATGACCACCACCACGACCAACACCGTCCTCCACGCCGGCGGCGTCACCATGCGCTTCGGCGGACTCACCGCCGTACGAGACGTCGACCTCACCGTCAACAGCGGCGAAATCATCGGCCTCATCGGACCCAACGGAGCGGGCAAAACCACCTTCTTCAACTGCCTCACCGGCCTGTACGTCCCCACCGAAGGAAAAGTCACCTACAAAGGCACCGTCCTGCCCCCCAAACCCCACCTCGTCACCCAGGCCGGCGTCGCCCGCACCTTCCAGAACATCCGGCTCTTCCCCAACATGACCGTCCTGGAAAACGTCCTCGTCGGCCGCCACACCCGCACCAAAGAAGGCCTCTGGTCCGCGCTCCTGCGCCTGCCCGGCTTCAAGAACGCCGAAAACGCGTCCCGCGAACGAGCCATGGAACTCCTCGAATTCACCGGACTCGCCGCGAAAGCCGACCACCTCTCACGCAATCTCCCCTACGGCGAACAGCGCAAGCTCGAAATCGCCCGGGCACTGGCCAGCGAACCCGGACTCCTCCTCCTCGACGAGCCCACCGCCGGCATGAACCCCCAAGAAACCCGCGCCGCCGAAGAACTCATCTTCGCCATCCGCGACCAAGGCATCGCCGTCCTCGTCATCGAACACGACATGCGGTTCATCATGAACCTCTGCGACCGCGTGTCCGTCCTCGTCCAGGGCGAAAAACTCCTCGAAGGCACCCCCGAAACCGTCCAGGCCGACGAACGCGTCATCGCCGCCTACCTCGGCACGCCCTTCGAAGGCGCCCCGGGAGACGAGGAAACGGCCGAAGTCGAAGCAGCCGAAGCGGCGCACAGCACCACCGGCACCACCGGCAGCGAAGGAGACACCCCGTGA
- a CDS encoding ABC transporter ATP-binding protein, whose protein sequence is MTALLEVEDLRVAYGKIEAVKGISFSVEAGEVVTLIGTNGAGKTTTLRTLSGLLEPLAGKITFDGKPLANVPAHKIVALGMAHSPEGRHIFPRMTIEDNLRLGAYLRDDKAGIEKDIQRAYDLFPILGERRKQAAGTLSGGEQQMLAMGRALMSQPKLLMLDEPSMGLSPIMMQKIMATITELKAQGTTILLVEQNAQAALSLADQGHVMEIGKIVLSGTGQDLLHDESVRKAYLGED, encoded by the coding sequence GTGACCGCACTCCTCGAAGTCGAGGACCTCCGGGTCGCCTACGGCAAGATCGAAGCCGTCAAAGGCATCTCCTTCAGCGTCGAAGCAGGAGAAGTCGTCACCCTCATCGGCACCAACGGCGCCGGAAAAACCACCACCCTGCGCACCCTCTCCGGCCTCCTCGAACCCCTCGCCGGGAAAATCACCTTCGACGGCAAACCCCTCGCCAACGTACCCGCGCACAAAATCGTCGCCCTCGGCATGGCCCACTCCCCCGAAGGCCGCCACATCTTCCCCCGCATGACCATCGAGGACAACCTCCGCCTCGGCGCCTACCTCCGCGACGACAAAGCCGGCATAGAAAAAGACATCCAGCGCGCCTACGACCTCTTCCCCATACTCGGAGAACGCCGCAAACAAGCAGCCGGCACCCTCTCCGGCGGCGAACAGCAAATGCTCGCCATGGGCCGCGCACTGATGTCCCAACCGAAACTCCTCATGCTCGACGAGCCGTCCATGGGACTCTCGCCGATCATGATGCAGAAAATCATGGCCACCATCACCGAACTCAAAGCCCAGGGCACCACCATCCTGCTCGTCGAACAGAACGCCCAAGCCGCGCTCTCCCTCGCCGACCAGGGCCACGTCATGGAAATCGGCAAAATAGTCCTCTCCGGAACCGGACAAGACCTCCTCCACGACGAATCCGTCCGCAAGGCCTACCTCGGCGAGGACTGA
- a CDS encoding branched-chain amino acid ABC transporter substrate-binding protein yields the protein MLILTTVLTSGALTLTACGSRDKGGDTSDKKQEVVIGVDAPLTGDLSALGLGIKNSADLAAQTANKQNLVPGVQFKTQPLDDQAQPSVGQQNATKFIGDKSVVGVVGPLNSSVSQSMQKPLNDAGLTQISPANTGTELTQGNGWKTGDKVRPYKTFFRTATTDQVQGAFAAKYLFNNAKIDSVYLIDDQKTYGAGLAASFKDTFTKLGGKIVGSDHINPDDRDFNAIVAKVKATGAKALYYGGEYPAAGPLSQQLKDSGTAIPLMGGDGIYSADFIKLNKKANGDLATSVGKPVEQLDSAKTFIANYKAAGYKDAYEAYGGGTYDATWAIIEAVKDVVAANNGKLPSGDLRAKVLDAVGKVKFDGVTGPVSFDQYGDTTNTMMTAYKVTDGAWKPELSEAYKP from the coding sequence TTGCTCATCCTCACCACAGTGCTCACTTCAGGCGCACTCACCCTCACCGCCTGCGGCTCGCGCGACAAAGGCGGCGACACCAGCGACAAGAAGCAGGAAGTCGTCATCGGCGTAGACGCTCCCCTCACGGGTGACCTGTCCGCCCTCGGCCTCGGCATCAAGAACTCCGCCGACCTCGCCGCCCAGACGGCCAACAAGCAGAACCTCGTCCCCGGCGTCCAGTTCAAGACCCAGCCGCTCGACGACCAGGCGCAGCCCTCCGTCGGCCAGCAGAACGCCACCAAGTTCATCGGCGACAAGAGCGTCGTCGGCGTCGTGGGCCCGCTCAATTCCAGCGTCTCGCAGTCCATGCAGAAGCCGCTGAACGACGCCGGGCTCACCCAGATATCCCCCGCCAACACGGGCACCGAGCTGACCCAGGGCAACGGCTGGAAGACCGGCGACAAGGTCCGCCCGTACAAGACCTTCTTCCGCACCGCCACCACCGACCAGGTCCAGGGCGCCTTCGCCGCCAAATACCTGTTCAACAACGCCAAGATCGACTCGGTCTACCTCATCGACGACCAGAAGACCTACGGCGCGGGGCTCGCGGCCTCCTTCAAGGACACCTTCACCAAGCTCGGCGGCAAGATCGTCGGCAGCGACCACATCAACCCCGACGACCGCGACTTCAACGCGATCGTCGCCAAGGTCAAGGCCACCGGCGCCAAGGCCCTGTACTACGGCGGCGAATACCCGGCCGCGGGCCCGCTGTCCCAGCAGCTCAAGGACAGCGGCACCGCCATCCCGCTGATGGGCGGCGACGGCATCTACAGCGCCGACTTCATCAAGCTCAACAAGAAGGCCAACGGCGACCTCGCCACCTCCGTCGGCAAGCCCGTCGAACAGCTCGACTCCGCCAAGACCTTCATCGCCAACTACAAGGCGGCCGGCTACAAGGACGCCTACGAGGCCTACGGGGGCGGCACCTACGACGCGACCTGGGCCATCATCGAGGCCGTCAAGGACGTCGTCGCCGCCAACAACGGCAAGCTCCCCAGCGGCGACCTGCGCGCCAAGGTCCTCGACGCCGTCGGCAAGGTCAAGTTCGACGGCGTCACCGGCCCCGTCTCCTTCGACCAGTACGGCGACACCACCAACACCATGATGACCGCCTACAAGGTCACCGACGGAGCCTGGAAGCCCGAGCTCAGCGAGGCCTACAAGCCGTAA
- a CDS encoding response regulator: MTAPESPQPVADDDASHVPPLTTRVVIAEDEALIRLDLKEMLEEEGYAVVGEAGDGQKAVELAREHRPDLVILDVKMPVLDGISAAELIAKESIAPVLMLTAFSQRDLVERARDAGAMAYLVKPFSKSDVVPAIEMAVSRFTELKALEREVADLSQRLETRKLVDRAKSVLQTQYGLSEPAAFRWIQKTSMDRRMSMQQVAEAVIEDAEEKKAAKGE, translated from the coding sequence GTGACCGCCCCCGAGTCGCCCCAGCCCGTCGCAGACGACGACGCGTCGCACGTCCCCCCGCTGACCACCCGCGTGGTGATCGCCGAGGACGAGGCCCTGATCCGGCTCGATCTCAAAGAGATGCTGGAAGAAGAGGGCTACGCGGTCGTCGGTGAGGCCGGGGACGGGCAGAAGGCCGTCGAGCTGGCCCGGGAGCACCGGCCGGACCTCGTCATCCTGGATGTGAAGATGCCCGTCCTGGACGGGATCTCGGCGGCGGAGCTGATCGCCAAGGAGTCGATCGCGCCGGTGCTGATGCTGACCGCGTTCAGTCAGCGCGATCTGGTGGAGCGGGCGCGGGACGCCGGGGCGATGGCGTATCTGGTGAAGCCGTTCTCGAAGAGCGATGTGGTGCCGGCCATCGAGATGGCGGTGTCGCGGTTCACGGAGCTGAAGGCGCTGGAGCGGGAGGTCGCGGACCTGTCGCAGCGTCTGGAGACGCGCAAGCTGGTGGACCGGGCGAAGTCGGTGTTGCAGACGCAGTACGGGTTGTCGGAGCCGGCGGCGTTCCGGTGGATTCAGAAGACGTCGATGGACCGGCGGATGTCGATGCAGCAGGTGGCTGAGGCGGTTATCGAGGACGCCGAGGAGAAGAAGGCGGCGAAGGGGGAGTAG
- a CDS encoding branched-chain amino acid ABC transporter permease has protein sequence MTDNTTRAHDSATPLIALPQTPARHAVTAGAAIALIGTFLAWTWTSDFPGDLTVTGYPGGLQLLTLTGALLTLLFALSAYGIKGLRWLTPGGTGAPLRLLALATFATTAYTLGAISSDLGGIVNLEPGAYISGAGSLIALIGAFALPGDIPGTDTTGHSPWQRLRHTLAAPAPRPARAIPDWAGILIIVAAFAIGLYVFAYGIDTAYTELFIGFLITAAFTFAALTQAGLLARLSALTAHHRTITLSAAFVAAICFPFTQSSDEYALIGANILIFATVALGLNVVVGLAGLLDLGYVAFLGVGAYAAALVSGASTSSIGVHFPFWAALLVGAGASLIFGVLIGAPTLRLRGDYLAIVTLGFGEIFRITMNNLNGNSGPNVTNGSRGIPAIPDITIFGYDLGTSHDVAGFTLGKPGNYYLLMLLITLVVVTVFRRSADSRIGRAWVAIREDETAATAMGINGFRVKLIAFALGATLAGLAGTVQGHLTSTVTPEQYQFAGSVPPNSAFLLAAVILGGMGTMSGPLIGAALLYLIPAKLQFMQDYQLLLFGVALIVLMRLRPEGIIADRRKKLEFHETGQLDTPETSLTDTPVGVTKAGA, from the coding sequence ATGACCGACAACACCACCCGCGCCCACGACAGCGCCACCCCGCTCATCGCGCTCCCCCAGACCCCGGCCCGCCACGCCGTCACCGCCGGCGCCGCCATCGCCCTCATCGGCACCTTCCTGGCCTGGACCTGGACCAGCGACTTCCCCGGCGACCTCACCGTCACCGGCTACCCCGGCGGCCTCCAGCTCCTCACCCTCACCGGCGCACTGCTCACCCTGCTGTTCGCGCTCTCCGCGTACGGCATCAAGGGACTGCGCTGGCTGACCCCCGGCGGCACCGGCGCCCCCCTGCGCCTGCTCGCCCTCGCCACCTTCGCCACCACCGCCTACACCCTGGGCGCCATCTCCAGCGACCTCGGCGGCATCGTCAACCTCGAACCCGGCGCCTACATCTCCGGCGCCGGCTCCCTCATCGCCCTCATCGGCGCCTTCGCCCTGCCCGGCGACATCCCCGGCACCGACACCACCGGCCACAGCCCCTGGCAGCGCCTGCGCCACACCCTGGCCGCACCCGCCCCCCGCCCCGCCCGCGCCATCCCCGACTGGGCCGGCATCCTCATCATCGTCGCCGCCTTCGCCATCGGCCTCTACGTCTTCGCGTACGGCATCGACACCGCCTACACCGAACTGTTCATCGGCTTCCTCATCACCGCCGCGTTCACCTTCGCCGCCCTCACCCAGGCAGGCCTGCTCGCCCGCCTGTCCGCGCTCACCGCGCACCACCGCACCATCACCCTCAGCGCCGCCTTCGTCGCCGCGATCTGCTTCCCCTTCACACAATCCAGCGACGAATACGCCCTCATCGGCGCCAACATCCTGATCTTCGCCACCGTCGCCCTCGGCCTCAACGTCGTCGTCGGCCTCGCCGGCCTCCTCGACCTCGGCTACGTCGCCTTCCTCGGCGTCGGCGCCTACGCAGCCGCCCTCGTCTCCGGCGCAAGCACCTCCAGCATCGGCGTCCACTTCCCCTTCTGGGCCGCCCTCCTCGTCGGCGCCGGCGCCTCCCTCATCTTCGGCGTCCTCATCGGCGCCCCCACCCTGCGCCTGCGCGGCGACTACCTCGCCATCGTCACCCTCGGCTTCGGCGAGATCTTCCGCATCACCATGAACAACCTCAACGGGAACAGCGGACCCAACGTCACCAACGGCTCCCGCGGCATCCCCGCCATCCCCGACATCACCATCTTCGGATACGACCTCGGCACCAGCCACGACGTCGCCGGCTTCACCCTCGGCAAACCCGGCAACTACTACCTCCTGATGCTCCTCATCACCCTCGTCGTCGTCACCGTCTTCCGCCGCAGCGCCGACAGCCGCATCGGCCGCGCCTGGGTCGCCATCCGCGAAGACGAAACCGCCGCCACCGCCATGGGCATCAACGGCTTCCGCGTCAAACTCATCGCCTTCGCACTCGGCGCCACCCTCGCCGGACTCGCCGGCACCGTACAGGGCCACCTCACCAGCACCGTCACCCCCGAGCAGTACCAATTCGCCGGCTCCGTACCCCCCAACTCCGCCTTCCTGCTCGCCGCCGTCATCCTCGGCGGCATGGGCACCATGAGCGGCCCCCTCATCGGCGCCGCCCTGCTCTACCTCATCCCGGCCAAACTCCAATTCATGCAGGACTACCAGCTGCTCCTCTTCGGAGTCGCCCTCATCGTCCTCATGCGCCTGCGCCCCGAAGGCATCATCGCCGACCGCCGCAAAAAGCTCGAATTCCACGAGACCGGCCAACTCGACACACCAGAAACCAGCCTCACCGACACACCCGTCGGCGTCACCAAGGCGGGGGCGTGA
- a CDS encoding tachylectin-related carbohydrate-binding protein, translating into MRQKHHKTQQTLRGARRWTALSLSAVAALPLLVAAPGTATAAETATCRANGPTYAVNADGDLLSYPLKSPLDGAGGYSPRTTIGGGFQRFGLLLAGPDGSFYGFKDDGVFYYHRTAAGSWDVVGRQISQHLGWLGTPVNRGHATIDRAGWLWIVEDGVLRAIKYNPVTNDWDVGNSRPHDEGWGRYNLIVAADAGVLYGRSASDGQLYRSRYDLTSQRWEERHVLVSDSDWNMFKSISSNGGDTLLATHTSTGKAFYYRFDENTRKWPVAPVEVGNGGWTPMRDVAAAPDNCSIVNDHTPAAPSLEPEQPPVTSTTMACAI; encoded by the coding sequence ATGAGGCAGAAACACCACAAGACACAGCAAACGCTCCGCGGCGCACGCCGCTGGACGGCCCTCAGCCTCTCCGCCGTCGCGGCCCTGCCCCTGCTCGTCGCGGCCCCCGGCACCGCCACCGCGGCCGAGACCGCGACCTGCCGGGCCAACGGCCCCACCTACGCGGTGAACGCCGACGGGGATCTGCTGAGTTACCCGCTCAAGTCCCCCCTCGACGGCGCCGGCGGCTACAGCCCACGCACCACCATCGGCGGCGGCTTCCAGAGGTTCGGCCTGCTGCTCGCCGGCCCGGACGGCTCGTTCTACGGGTTCAAGGACGACGGGGTCTTCTACTACCACCGCACCGCCGCGGGGTCCTGGGACGTCGTCGGCCGCCAGATATCCCAGCATCTGGGCTGGTTGGGAACGCCCGTCAACCGCGGCCACGCCACCATCGACCGCGCCGGGTGGCTCTGGATCGTGGAGGACGGCGTACTGCGCGCGATCAAATACAACCCGGTCACCAACGACTGGGACGTCGGCAACAGCCGCCCCCACGACGAGGGATGGGGCCGCTACAACCTGATCGTGGCCGCGGACGCGGGCGTGCTGTACGGGCGTTCGGCCAGCGACGGCCAGCTCTACCGGTCACGGTACGACCTCACGAGCCAGCGCTGGGAGGAGCGTCACGTCCTGGTCAGCGACAGCGACTGGAACATGTTCAAGTCGATCTCCTCCAACGGAGGGGACACCCTTTTGGCGACCCACACCAGCACCGGCAAGGCCTTCTACTACCGCTTCGACGAGAACACCCGGAAATGGCCGGTCGCCCCGGTCGAGGTGGGCAACGGTGGCTGGACCCCGATGCGCGACGTCGCCGCCGCCCCCGACAACTGCTCGATCGTGAACGACCACACCCCGGCCGCGCCTTCACTCGAACCGGAACAGCCGCCGGTGACTTCAACAACGATGGCGTGTGCGATCTGA
- a CDS encoding branched-chain amino acid ABC transporter permease: MHELPQQLANGLILGAMYGLIAIGYTMVYGIVQLINFAHGEIFMVGGFGALTVFLALPSGFSLLAAIPLMIIGGVIVSVLVATAAERFAYRPLRGAPRLAPLITAIGLSLALQQAVWKWYPDAKKDRSFPQFDGGAFHVLGASVQRGDLFILIAAPLCMIALGFYVTKTRTGRGMQATAQDPDTAKLMGINTDRIIVMAFAIGAAFAAIAAVGYGLHNGQVGFRMGFIMGLKAFTAAVLGGIGNIYGAMLGGIVLGLAEALAVGYVGNIPSMELFGGGAWKDVWAFVLLILVLLIRPQGLLGERVADRA; encoded by the coding sequence GTGCACGAACTGCCGCAACAGCTGGCCAACGGACTCATCCTCGGCGCGATGTACGGACTGATCGCGATCGGGTACACGATGGTCTACGGCATTGTCCAGCTCATCAACTTCGCCCACGGCGAGATATTCATGGTCGGGGGCTTCGGGGCTCTCACCGTCTTCCTCGCGCTCCCCTCAGGCTTCTCCCTCCTCGCCGCCATCCCCCTCATGATCATCGGTGGCGTCATCGTCTCCGTCCTGGTGGCCACCGCGGCCGAGCGCTTCGCCTACCGGCCCCTGCGCGGCGCCCCTCGCCTGGCCCCCCTCATCACCGCGATCGGCCTCTCGCTCGCCCTGCAACAGGCCGTGTGGAAGTGGTACCCGGACGCCAAGAAGGATCGTTCCTTCCCTCAGTTCGACGGCGGCGCCTTCCACGTACTGGGCGCCAGCGTCCAGCGCGGCGACCTCTTCATCCTCATCGCCGCCCCCCTCTGCATGATCGCCCTCGGGTTCTACGTCACCAAGACCCGCACCGGCCGCGGCATGCAGGCCACCGCCCAGGACCCCGACACCGCCAAACTCATGGGCATCAACACCGACCGCATCATCGTCATGGCCTTCGCCATCGGCGCCGCGTTCGCCGCGATCGCCGCCGTCGGCTACGGCCTCCACAACGGCCAAGTCGGCTTCCGCATGGGCTTCATCATGGGCCTCAAGGCCTTCACCGCGGCCGTACTCGGCGGCATCGGCAACATCTACGGAGCCATGCTCGGCGGCATCGTCCTCGGCCTGGCCGAAGCACTCGCCGTCGGCTACGTCGGCAACATCCCCAGCATGGAACTGTTCGGCGGCGGCGCCTGGAAGGACGTATGGGCCTTCGTGCTGCTCATCCTCGTCCTGCTCATACGGCCCCAGGGCCTGCTCGGCGAACGCGTCGCGGACAGGGCGTGA
- a CDS encoding SIMPL domain-containing protein — MTDTQPYGTPDQPRLAVTGEAHLEVDPELAGIAITIVTRGTDRRATLDDLTRRNAHVIDLIKSYGPAVEALETGALTLAPQLARHGRGERVRTYHATVRVTTQLTDFTALGELTTRLADLELTRVDGPWWSLRPDSPAYGDVRRRAVQQAVARAREYADALGTTLAALVELSDPGADSPAPGHGGPAGGGMAFRAAAPTATEPAAALDLEPQRQSVRARVNARFIMAPPTL; from the coding sequence ATGACCGACACCCAGCCCTACGGAACCCCCGACCAGCCACGGCTCGCCGTCACCGGCGAAGCCCACCTCGAAGTCGACCCCGAACTCGCCGGCATCGCCATCACCATCGTCACCCGAGGAACCGACCGCCGCGCCACCCTCGACGACCTCACCCGACGCAACGCCCACGTCATCGACCTCATCAAGTCCTACGGCCCGGCCGTCGAAGCACTCGAAACCGGCGCCCTCACCCTCGCCCCCCAACTCGCCCGGCACGGCCGGGGCGAACGCGTCCGCACCTACCACGCCACCGTCCGCGTCACCACCCAGCTCACCGACTTCACCGCGCTCGGCGAACTCACCACCCGCCTCGCCGACCTCGAACTCACCCGCGTCGACGGCCCCTGGTGGTCCCTGCGCCCCGACTCACCCGCCTACGGCGACGTACGCCGCCGCGCAGTCCAGCAAGCCGTCGCACGCGCCCGCGAATACGCCGACGCCCTCGGCACCACCCTCGCCGCCCTGGTCGAACTCTCCGACCCCGGCGCCGACAGCCCCGCCCCCGGCCACGGCGGTCCCGCCGGCGGCGGCATGGCCTTCCGCGCGGCCGCCCCCACAGCCACCGAACCCGCCGCCGCCCTCGACCTCGAACCCCAGCGCCAGTCCGTCCGCGCCCGCGTCAACGCCCGCTTCATCATGGCCCCGCCCACCCTCTAG
- a CDS encoding hotdog fold thioesterase, protein MGEQSSVKFPQEVVDEYASLGVDLPAMFSAGHLGTRMGVRIIEASAERVVATMPVEGNTQPYGLLHGGASAVLAETIGSVGSMLHGGHTKIAVGVDLNCTHHRGVRSGLVTGVATPVHRGRSTATYEIVITDEQDKRVCTARLTCLLRDAPGQKD, encoded by the coding sequence ATGGGCGAGCAGAGCAGCGTGAAGTTCCCGCAGGAAGTCGTCGACGAGTACGCGTCCCTCGGTGTCGACCTGCCCGCGATGTTCTCCGCCGGGCACCTGGGTACCCGCATGGGCGTGCGGATCATCGAGGCGTCGGCCGAGCGGGTCGTGGCGACGATGCCCGTCGAGGGCAACACCCAGCCCTACGGTCTGCTGCACGGCGGCGCCTCGGCGGTCCTGGCCGAGACGATCGGTTCGGTCGGCTCGATGCTGCACGGCGGTCACACCAAGATCGCGGTGGGGGTGGACCTGAACTGCACCCACCACCGGGGGGTGCGCAGCGGTCTGGTCACCGGGGTCGCCACGCCCGTGCACCGGGGGCGCTCGACGGCCACGTACGAGATCGTGATCACCGATGAGCAGGACAAGCGGGTCTGCACGGCCCGTCTGACGTGTCTGCTGCGTGACGCGCCCGGCCAGAAGGACTGA